The following are encoded in a window of Arctopsyche grandis isolate Sample6627 chromosome 2, ASM5162203v2, whole genome shotgun sequence genomic DNA:
- the LOC143922377 gene encoding E3 SUMO-protein ligase ZBED1-like, whose product MSSKRKHSPLWTHFTEDIDNKKAKCNHCSTIISIAGGSNGNLTRHMKTKHLLIPLTAERQTPILPSLNSLQSSQSTCESENIISASSNIVDSQQSMTQYIRRPPPVPKIEQIDKQLVKMVAKGHHALRIVEETEFRKLIELVSQCPGYKLPSRKTLSENLMSRIHNDVMAEAKIKVQAAPALSLSTDGWTSRNNDSYIAIVAHFINEETKLHSVLLGCINYKERHTSQNLCDFMKVVMAEWNISHTVAAIVSDNAANILSAVRLGDWRSISCFAHSLNLVVQEATKKICDVLGRVKNIVEFFIRSTQGKHKLTATQQQMNLPVLKLKQDVQTCWNSTFDMLKRIVQVKDAVIATVALLRPDLTLNEGDWEVIEEVLPLLSPFYEITLEISAEKNSLLKKGMEDRLKDIEKNMLYAECTILDPRFKTRGFKNQRACEMVVQALRNKIGQVQLVQGGTPEAVPTSSDASTSIPSNKNSCIWDEYDQEIQKITRPDNQLAAGIRELDKYLNEEYLNRKEDPLQWWHERRLIYPHVYAYVLKRFCAVATSVPCERVFSATGQVLNERRTLLSSNKVSKLIFLHTKTSEQSASERSASERTSERSAFH is encoded by the exons ATGTCATCAAAAAGAAAACATAGCCCCTTGTGGACTCATTTTACAGAAgacattgataataaaaaagcgaAATGTAACCATTGTTCAACAATAATAAGTATTGCGGGCGGATCGAATGGTAATTTAACCCGacatatgaaaacaaaacaccTTTTGATCCCATTAACTGCTGAAAGACAAACACCGATATTACCTAGTTTAAACTCACTTCAATCAAGTCAAAGCACATGCGAATCGGAGAATATAATTTCAGCATCATCAAATATAGTAGACTCCCAACAATCGATGACCCAATACATTCGTAGACCACCGCCAGTTCCAAAGATTGAGCAAATTGATAAACAACTTGTCAAGATGGTAGCTAAAGGGCATCACGCCTTAAGAATCGTAGAAGAAACAGAATTTCGTAAACTTATTGAATTAGTTTCTCAATGCCCAGGCTATAAACTACCATCAAGAAAAACGTTATCGGAAAATTTAATGTCAAGAATTCACAATGACGTCATGGCTGAAGCAAAAATAAAGGTACAAGCAGCACCAGCGTTGTCTCTTAGTACTGATGGTTGGACGTCTAGAAATAACGACAGCTATATAGCTATTGTAgctcattttataaatgaagaGACTAAACTTCACTCAGTATTACTTGGTTGTATCAATTATAAAGAGCGACATACTAGTCAAAACTTGTGCGACTTTATGAAAGTTGTTATGGCGGAGTGGAACATTTCACACACAGTTGCTGCCATTGTTAGCGATAATGCAGCAAATATCTTATCTGCTGTTAGACTTGGTGATTGGCGGTCCATCTCATGTTTCGCTCACTCTCTAAATCTTGTTGTACAAGAAGCTACGAAAAAGATATGTGACGTTTTGGGAAGAGTTAAAAATATTGTCGAGTTTTTTATTCGTAGCACACAAGGAAAACATAAATTGACTGCTACGCAGCAGCAAATGAATTTGCCTGTTCTTAAGCTCAAGCAGGATGTACAAACCTGCTGGAATTCCACTTTTGACATGCTCAAGCGAATAGTACAGGTAAAGGATGCAGTGATTGCTACCGTTGCACTTCTACGCCCTGATTTAACTTTAAATGAAGGGGACTGGGAAGTCATAGAGGAAGTTTTACCGTTACTCAGTCCATTCTACGAGATTACCTTAGAAATAAGTGCCGAGAAAAAC TCTCTGCTAAAGAAAGGCATGGAAGATCGTTTAAAAGATATAGAGAAGAATATGTTATACGCAGAGTGTACGATTTTGGATCCTCGATTTAAGACGAGGGGATTCAAAAATCAAAGAGCCTGTGAAATGGTAGTACAAGCCCTTAGAAATAAAATCGGCCAAGTACAATTAGTTCAAGGGGGTACTCCAGAGGCTGTTCCTACTTCCAGCGACGCATCAACATCTAtacctagtaataaaaatagctgCATATGGGATGAATACGaccaagaaatacaaaaaattactagGCCAGATAACCAGCTTGCTGCTGGCATTCGCGAATTAGATAAATACCTAAATGAAGAGTATCTAAATCGTAAAGAAGATCCGCTTCAATGGTGGCATGAACGTCGTTTGATATACCCTCACGTTTACGCGTatgttttgaaaagattttgtgCCGTAGCAACATCTGTGCCCTGCGAACGCGTTTTTTCAGCGACGGGTCAAGTCCTTAATGAACGTAGAACACTATTGTCATCGAATAAAGTgtccaaattgatatttttacaca CCAAAACGAGCGAACAATCTGCGAGTGAACGATCTGCGAGCGAACGAACGAGCGAACGATCTGCCTTTCACTGA
- the LOC143922378 gene encoding uncharacterized protein LOC143922378: protein MQIAMFAAIFRQKWNWLWKIAIVAAFQSVGRVCRGLIAFIVADNKRSLERTRSFPENEAVLPADPELPIQFAEVVSKYHQIVADNKRRLEKMQSFPEMKLYC from the exons ATGCAGATCGCAATgttcgccgccattttccggCAGAAGTG gaactggttatggaaaatagcCATTGTTGCCGCGTTTCAATCGGTTGGTCGCGTTTGCCGTGGAttgattgctttc atagttgctgataacaaacggagtctcgaaagaacgcggtcatttcctgaaaatgaagctgtacttccagccgatccagaactgccgatacaatttgctgaagttgtgtccaaatatcaccag atcgttgctgataacaaacggagactggaaaaaatgcagtcttttcctgaaatgaagctgtactgctag